The following coding sequences lie in one Euhalothece natronophila Z-M001 genomic window:
- a CDS encoding RNA-guided endonuclease InsQ/TnpB family protein — MLTLSYEYKLEPNQLQISMIEQTLGVCRTVWNYALRERKDWINSRKCPVNACSIEKEYLIPADEPYPSYSRQAKALTEAKKNSERLKSVNAQVLQQVLRTLDRAFSNMKSRGFGFPRFKNKYRLRSYLIPQLKGEVLQGNQVKLPQLGWVTFRKSRDIPEGFKVKQARVIRKASGYFVMLSLQLDVDVPQPFPHGHPRGLDLGFDKFVATSDGLEVKRPRFLKSLQRKLKLLQRRLKNKKKGSNNRHKLNRKIARVHQRISDTRKDWHFKLAHQLCDEAGMIFVEDINFRSWQRGMLSKYAADAGFGQFVNILQWVCWKRDVYFAKVDKDGTSQECSQCGANTGKKTLDVRVHHCPECGYIASRDVVSAEVIRNRGLTQARVSRALESRPKGLSDLGQGLENKQNACGGKGLWAEFSSALYKPRRSDGDGGNFV, encoded by the coding sequence ATGCTTACCCTTTCTTACGAGTATAAGTTAGAACCAAACCAACTCCAAATTAGCATGATCGAGCAGACCCTGGGTGTTTGCCGAACGGTTTGGAATTATGCTTTAAGAGAAAGAAAGGATTGGATCAACTCTCGAAAATGTCCTGTCAACGCTTGTTCAATTGAAAAGGAATATCTGATTCCTGCTGATGAGCCTTATCCAAGTTATTCAAGGCAAGCAAAGGCTCTAACTGAGGCGAAGAAAAATAGCGAACGCCTTAAATCAGTTAATGCCCAAGTGCTTCAACAAGTCTTGAGAACATTAGATCGGGCTTTCTCTAACATGAAATCTAGAGGGTTCGGTTTTCCTAGATTTAAGAACAAGTATCGTTTAAGGTCTTATCTGATTCCTCAGCTCAAGGGAGAGGTATTACAAGGAAATCAAGTTAAATTACCTCAATTAGGTTGGGTTACGTTTAGAAAGTCCAGAGATATCCCAGAAGGATTTAAGGTAAAACAAGCAAGAGTGATCAGAAAAGCCTCTGGTTATTTCGTCATGTTATCCCTTCAACTAGATGTGGATGTTCCTCAACCCTTCCCTCATGGACACCCAAGAGGGTTAGACTTAGGTTTCGATAAATTTGTTGCTACCTCCGATGGTTTAGAAGTGAAACGACCTCGGTTCTTAAAGTCCCTTCAACGCAAGTTAAAATTACTGCAACGAAGGCTTAAGAACAAAAAGAAAGGGTCAAATAACCGCCATAAACTTAACAGAAAGATAGCTAGAGTTCACCAACGCATCTCTGACACTCGTAAAGATTGGCACTTCAAACTTGCTCATCAATTATGCGATGAAGCAGGAATGATCTTTGTCGAAGACATCAATTTCCGTTCGTGGCAACGAGGAATGTTATCCAAATACGCTGCGGATGCTGGCTTTGGTCAGTTTGTAAACATCCTTCAATGGGTTTGTTGGAAACGTGATGTTTACTTTGCCAAAGTTGACAAAGATGGCACCTCTCAAGAATGTAGCCAATGTGGAGCGAATACAGGTAAAAAGACTCTAGATGTGAGAGTTCATCATTGCCCTGAATGCGGTTACATTGCTTCAAGAGATGTGGTGAGTGCCGAAGTGATTAGAAATAGAGGTCTGACCCAAGCGCGGGTTTCCCGCGCATTGGAAAGCAGACCTAAAGGACTCTCCGACCTCGGGCAGGGGTTAGAGAATAAACAAAATGCCTGTGGAGGCAAGGGGCTGTGGGCGGAATTTAGTTCCGCCCTTTATAAGCCCCGTCGATCTGACGGGGATGGAGGCAACTTCGTCTAG
- a CDS encoding CAAD domain-containing protein, protein MEQSTETQEKQTQSEINPETGGELAPASSQPEWQQQLQPVVDVISKLPNYIGQFFADYQQPLLVILLFIVAFITVKVTFAVLGAINGIPLLSPIFELVGLGYTGWFIYRYLLRASTRQELFSEFNNLKAQVVGNNANKS, encoded by the coding sequence ATGGAACAATCAACAGAAACTCAAGAAAAACAAACTCAAAGCGAGATTAACCCTGAAACGGGAGGTGAACTTGCTCCGGCAAGTAGTCAGCCAGAATGGCAACAGCAACTGCAACCAGTAGTGGATGTCATCTCCAAACTTCCTAACTACATTGGGCAATTTTTCGCGGATTATCAGCAACCTCTGCTCGTCATTTTACTCTTTATTGTTGCCTTTATTACCGTTAAGGTTACATTTGCTGTTCTCGGTGCAATTAACGGCATTCCCTTATTATCGCCAATTTTTGAACTGGTAGGGCTAGGTTATACAGGCTGGTTTATTTATCGCTACCTGCTACGGGCTTCCACTCGTCAGGAACTATTCTCAGAATTTAATAACCTGAAAGCGCAAGTAGTTGGCAATAACGCAAATAAA